Genomic DNA from Candidatus Omnitrophota bacterium:
ATGGAAAATATGAAATCCGTATGCGCACCCGGGAGATAGAGCAATTTCTGCCGCGACTGGCCGAGCCCGACCCCGAACGGGCCGCCGGACCCGAGCGCTATATAAGACTGGATTATCTGGAACCCGACGCCTTGCGGGTCCTTCCAGGGATCCAAAAAAGCAAATATCCTCCTCATCCTGTAGGCCTTATGGAATATGAGGGCGCCCAGAATAGGTATCGAGCCCAACAGCATCGGGACGAGGTGCCTCAATTTGATCCCGGCGACAAAGAGCATCATGAACGAGACGGCGCCTATAGCGACCGCGGTGCCCAGGTCGGGTTCGAGCAGGATCAACCCGACGCTGAAGCCGAGTATTATCATAGGCGGCATGAAACCTTCCCTGAAACTCTTTATCTCGCCCTGTTTCCTCGAAAGAAAATCTGCGAGATAAAGTATCATCACGATCTTGCATACCTGCGACGGCTGGAAACTCAGGAACGAGAACCTGAACCAGCGCCTCGCGCCGGCTATCTCGCGGCTTATCCCCGGGATCAGGACCAGAATAAGCAGGACGAACGTGGCGATGAGGACCGGCTTCACGTATTTCTTCAGGGAATTGTAATCCACCGACATCACCATCAGCGACGCGATGAGGCCGATAAAAAGATACAGGAGATGGCGTTTGAGGTAATAGGCGCTGTCCTTCAGGAATTCCTGGGCGTTTATCGCGCTCGCGCTATAGACCATGACGACGCCGATGGCGAGAAGCACGACCGTCACCATGAAAAGCTGCGTCCTGAGTTTTCTCACTTCGCCTTACCTCTCCTCTTTAAGCGCGCGGACTATCTCCTTGAACACACGCCCCCGCTCCTCGAAATTCCTGAACATGTCGAAACTCGCGCACATCGGCGAGAGCAGGACGAGGTCGCCGGCTTCCGCCTCGCCAAACGACTTCCTGACCGCGTCTTCCATCGTTTCCGCGAATATATGCGGGGCCGCTCCGGAAAGATGGTCTTTTATCTTCTCTTTCGCCTCGCCTATCAGGACAAGCTTCTTGACCTTCGCGCCCACGACCCGGCGCGCCTTCCGGAAATCGCTTCCCTTGTCGTGGCCTCCGGCGATAAGTATGACCGGTTTTACGCAGGACTCAAGCGCCATCATCGTCGCCAGGACCGTAGTCCCCTTGGAGTCATTTATGAACTCCACGCCGCCGACCGTCTTAACGTGCTCGAACCTGTGCTCTAACCCCTTGAAACCCACCAGCGCTTCTTTTATCTTCTTAGGGCTTATCCCGAAGATCGAGGCGACGCAGAGACAGGCGAGGACGTTCTCGATATTATGCGTCCCCTTGATCTTCAGTTCCGCCGCGCCGCATATCCTCTGAGGCTTTCCTCCGCGGCCGATAAAGACCGAGCCGTCCTCGAAGAAAGCTGCCGCCTTCTTATTCTTCCGCGAGAAGAAGATCGCCTTCGCCTTCGTCCCCGCCTTAAGTTTCCTTACCAGCGGGTCGTCGTAATTCAATACCGCCCAGTCGCCTTTCTCCTGGTTCCCTAATATGCGCGCCTTCGCGTTTATATAGGAGCGGAGGTCCGGATGCCTGTCGAAATGGTTCTGCGAAATATTCAGCACTACGGCGACGTGCGGCCTGAACGTCTTTATGCTCTCAAGCTGGAACGAGCTGGCCTCGAGGACGACGACCGAGTTCTTCTTCACCTTCGCGATCTCGCCGCAGAACGGGTTCCCGATGTTGCCGCAGACGACGGCGCGCTTTCCGCCCTTCTTTAATATCTCCCCTATCAGCGTCGTGGTAGTCGATTTCCCGTTCGTCCCGGTGACCGCGACTACCGGCGCCTTGCAGCAGAGATAGCCAAGCTCTATCTCGCCTATGACCGGGACTTTATACTCCGCCGCCCATTTCAATACCTGCGAATCCTCAGGCACACCCGGGCTTATCACGATAAGGTCTTTTCCTTCCGTGAACTCAGGCGTATGCCGGCCGAGCTCGACTATTATCCCTTTCCACTCGAGTAGGCCCTTCGCTTCCCTTAATTTCTGCGAGTCCCCGGAATCGGTGGCCCAGACTTTCGCGCCGAGCCTCTTGAGCAGGAATGCCGCCGCCATCCCGCTTTTCGCGAGCCCGGCCACCGTTACTTTTTTTCCCCTGAATGTCTTCATCTAAGTTTTAATGTCGAGAGGCTGAAGAGCGCCAGTATTATACCTATTATCCAGAACCTTATGACCACCTTCGTCTCCGACCACCCCTTCATCTGGAAATGATGGTGTATCGGCGCCATGAGGAATATCCTCTTCTTGAGCAGTTTGAACGACGCGACCTGGAGGATGACCGAGAGCGCCTCAAATACGAATATCCCTCCCACGACAAGGAGGAGCAGTTCCTTCTTTGTGAATGTCGCCACGATGCCTATCGCCCCGCCGAGGGCCAGCGAGCCGGTATCCCCCATGAAGACCGTCGCCGGGAACGAATTGAACCAGAGAAAACCCAGTCCGGCCCCGAGTATCGCCGCGCAGAAGACGGTCAATTCGCCGGCGCCGGGAATGAACATGATATTAAGGTATTCGCTTATCTTGGCGTTGCCTGTGATATAGCTAAAAACGGTATAGGTGAGCGCGACTATCACGGTGCATCCTACCGCGAGCCCATCAAGCCCGTCGGTCAGGTTGACCGCGTTCGAGGCGCCGACTATGACCACTGTGGTAAATAATATATAGAATATGCCGAGGTTTACCGCCGCGTTCTTCAGGAACGGCACATCGAGGTTCTTGCTGATATGCGGGTCGCAATATACGTAAAGCCCTATCAGGAAACCGAGCATTATCTGGCCTATGAACTTCGATCTCGCGGTAAGCCCCTTGGACTTCATCAGCCTTAATTTAAGGTAATCATCGAGGAAACCGACTACGCAAAGCCAGATCATCGATACGAGCGACAGGAGGACGTACTTGTTCGTCAGGTCGCCCCAGAGCAGCGTCGAGAGG
This window encodes:
- a CDS encoding putative peptidoglycan glycosyltransferase FtsW; its protein translation is MRKLRTQLFMVTVVLLAIGVVMVYSASAINAQEFLKDSAYYLKRHLLYLFIGLIASLMVMSVDYNSLKKYVKPVLIATFVLLILVLIPGISREIAGARRWFRFSFLSFQPSQVCKIVMILYLADFLSRKQGEIKSFREGFMPPMIILGFSVGLILLEPDLGTAVAIGAVSFMMLFVAGIKLRHLVPMLLGSIPILGALIFHKAYRMRRIFAFLDPWKDPQGVGFQIIQSYIALGSGGPFGVGLGQSRQKLLYLPGAHTDFIFS
- the mraY gene encoding phospho-N-acetylmuramoyl-pentapeptide-transferase, with product MFYHLLYPLKDLFFGFNVFKYITFRAAAAAITSFLICMVVGPFIIEKLREFKIGQVVRTPDDAKGIYEMHKSKAGTPTMGGLLIVTAVILSTLLWGDLTNKYVLLSLVSMIWLCVVGFLDDYLKLRLMKSKGLTARSKFIGQIMLGFLIGLYVYCDPHISKNLDVPFLKNAAVNLGIFYILFTTVVIVGASNAVNLTDGLDGLAVGCTVIVALTYTVFSYITGNAKISEYLNIMFIPGAGELTVFCAAILGAGLGFLWFNSFPATVFMGDTGSLALGGAIGIVATFTKKELLLLVVGGIFVFEALSVILQVASFKLLKKRIFLMAPIHHHFQMKGWSETKVVIRFWIIGIILALFSLSTLKLR
- the murD gene encoding UDP-N-acetylmuramoyl-L-alanine--D-glutamate ligase → MKTFRGKKVTVAGLAKSGMAAAFLLKRLGAKVWATDSGDSQKLREAKGLLEWKGIIVELGRHTPEFTEGKDLIVISPGVPEDSQVLKWAAEYKVPVIGEIELGYLCCKAPVVAVTGTNGKSTTTTLIGEILKKGGKRAVVCGNIGNPFCGEIAKVKKNSVVVLEASSFQLESIKTFRPHVAVVLNISQNHFDRHPDLRSYINAKARILGNQEKGDWAVLNYDDPLVRKLKAGTKAKAIFFSRKNKKAAAFFEDGSVFIGRGGKPQRICGAAELKIKGTHNIENVLACLCVASIFGISPKKIKEALVGFKGLEHRFEHVKTVGGVEFINDSKGTTVLATMMALESCVKPVILIAGGHDKGSDFRKARRVVGAKVKKLVLIGEAKEKIKDHLSGAAPHIFAETMEDAVRKSFGEAEAGDLVLLSPMCASFDMFRNFEERGRVFKEIVRALKEER